In a single window of the Anguilla rostrata isolate EN2019 chromosome 6, ASM1855537v3, whole genome shotgun sequence genome:
- the LOC135256663 gene encoding transforming growth factor beta activator LRRC33-like, which produces MPLLRLIPCLACLALSLIWDVQLPAASHAHCQLTQQAALCKDFQLSSVPTDLPKNIKELQLNNNPIRVLKNTSLSCCPHLKVLSCASCCLETIEAHTFHNALNIENLNLAKNHIHTGYQQTSQALWHLAQLKVLDLSENGLTENMVSLFLHNMSSLERLSLSGNIMLRLDQTIFHNLHRLEELNMESNALFEIEGGAFNSLQSLQRLNLAFNNLLCLVNFRLTRLLVLNASHNNLEWFISDQDVKEPFHLQTLDLRDNRLLFFPFLPTLSHVQTLLLSDNQIGFYQHFANISSLNWTTHVQFFNLYGNISNVTVELWDETLHGDISSVELLDLTGNRVVYFPRGFLGKMQKLTRLKLGRNCLESLDLKELSASLYELDLSSNRLTMLSASQTTLDALAYLTHLNLSLNDLQRLPTRLFVGLSSLTTVDLSYNKVDICSSEDLDSCTDDCDCVIWTDISSLKQLYLRGCSLRQIPPFAFNGTTITHLELSDNPQIFLSQESLAGLNGTLQQLGLGNTKTQAFDFTPFIHLRSLDISKNSLSHLPGIPPLRWLDLRDNSLTSIPFQQAETLSSSLHTVFLGGNPFNCCDMDWYRMLEEVNTVNIMDWPDVTCLHAVHGTNMVDRLSGNLCRMSNEEPSGWYVALLLVVCLTFVGIIVIFTLTFRSSRVPGQINKRCMRATSY; this is translated from the exons ATGCCCCTCCTGAGACTCATCCCCTGTCTGGCCTGCCTTGCCCTCAGCCTGATTTGGGATGTCCAGCTGCCAGCTGCCAGCCATGCCCACTGCCAACTG aCACAGCAAGCTGCCCTGTGTAAAGACTTTCAGCTCTCATCTGTGCCCACAGACTTACCAAAAAACATCAAGGAACTCCAGCTCAATAATAATCCCATCAGAGTGCTGAAAAacacctccctctcctgctgtcCTCACCTCAAGGTCCTGAGCTGTGCCAGCTGCTGCTTGGAAACCATTGAGGCACACACCTTCCATAATGCCCTTAACATAGAGAACCTCAACCTTGCTAAAAACCACATTCACACTGGGTACCAGCAGACCAGTCAGGCCCTATGGCATCTAGCCCAACTAAAGGTTTTGGACCTTTCTGAAAATGGGCTGACAGAAAACatggtttctctctttctgcataACATGTCTTCACTtgagcgcctctctctctctgggaacATTATGTTGAGACTGGACCAGACTATCTTCCATAACCTCCATCGGTTGGAGGAGTTGAACATGGAGAGCAATGCACTCTTTGAGATTGAGGGAGGGGCATTCAATAGTCTGCAGAGTCTGCAAAGACTCAATCTGGCCTTCAACAACCTGCTATGCCTGGTGAACTTCCGGCTTACCCGACTCTTGGTCCTGAACGCCAGCCACAACAACCTGGAGTGGTTCATCTCTGACCAGGACGTGAAAGAACCTTTCCACTTACAAACCCTGGACCTGCGGGACAACAGGCTCCTCTTCTTTCCTTTCCTGCCCACCCTCAGCCATGTCCAGACTCTGCTCTTGTCTGACAACCAGATTGGCTTCTATCAGCACTTTGCCAACATCAGTTCCTTAAACTGGACCACCCATGTGCAGTTTTTCAATCTGTACGGAAACATAAGCAATGTAACAGTTGAGCTTTGGGATGAGACCCTCCATGGGGACATCTCCTCAGTGGAGCTGCTGGACCTGACTGGGAACCGTGTTGTTTACTTCCCACGGGGCTTTCTGGGTAAGATGCAAAAGTTAACAAGATTGAAGCTAGGAAGGAACTGCTTGGAGTCATTGGATTTGAAAGAGCTCTCAGCCTCCCTGTATGAGCTAGACTTGAGCAGCAACAGGCTAACCATGCTCTCAGCTAGCCAAACCACTTTGGATGCATTAGCCTATTTAACTCATCTTAACTTGAGCCTGAATGATCTACAGAGACTCCCAACAAGACTGTTTGTGGGCCTCTCCAGTCTCACCACAGTGGATCTTAGTTACAACAAGGTGGATATTTGTTCCTCAGAGGACTTAGACTCATGCACAGACGACTGTGACTGCGTCATTTGGACAGACATCAGCTCCCTGAAACAGTTGTACCTAAGAGGGTGCAGCCTGAGGCAGATACCACCATTTGCTTTTAACGGCACAACGATAACACACCTGGAGCTTTCAGACAACCCACAAATTTTTCTGAGCCAGGAATCGTTAGCTGGTCTAAATGGAACCCTGCAGCAGCTGGGCCTTGGCAACACCAAGACTCAAGCCTTTGACTTCACTCCATTCATTCACTTGAGATCTCTAGACATTTCCAAGAACTCCTTGTCCCACCTCCCAGGTATCCCACCTCTGAGGTGGTTGGATTTGAGGGACAACAGCCTGACCTCCATACCCTTTCAACAGGCTGAGACTCTAAGCAGCAGTCTACACACCGTCTTCCTTGGGGGAAACCCATTCAATTGTTGTGATATGGACTGGTACAGGATGTTGGAGGAGGTGAACACCGTAAATATCATGGATTGGCCTGATGTGACATGTCTGCATGCTGTTCACGGGACAAATATGGTGGACCGTCTAAGTGGAAACTTGTGCAGAATGAGTAATGAAGAACCCAGCGGGTGGTATGTTGCTCTCCTCCTGGTTGTTTGTCTCACTTTTGTGGGCATTATAGTCATTTTTACGTTGACCTTCAGGTCCAGTAGGGTGCCTGGGCAAATTAATAAGAGATGTATGCGGGCCACCTCGTATTAA
- the sh3glb1b gene encoding endophilin-B1b isoform X3 yields the protein MDFNVKRLTADAGIFLSRAVQFTGEILGQAEKTELDAHLETLLARAEYTKLWTERIMKQTEVLLQPNPNVRIEEFLYEKLEKKVSMRANNHEQLGTYMIDSGHEFGPGTAYGNALIKCGETERQIGGAEREFIQSSANNFLTPFRNFIEGDFQTISRERKFLQNRRLDLDVTKSKLKKARVAEARSAMWSEEEAQAETELRVAQSEFDQQAEITRLLLEGVSDTHAHHLHCLNEFVEAQATYYARCYQHMVDLQKKLGSFASMLSSNNNQQSSPSRASIASSPSVSPSYPSALNELPCSNTSRQARVVNDYEAAGRGELSLSANEIIMVSTAPGMDSDWLMGERGNHKGKVPISYLELLN from the exons ATGGACTTCAACGTTAAAAGATTAACAGCAGACGCCGGTATTTTTCTCAGCCGTGCTGTACAG TTTACAGGTGAAATACTTGGCCAAGCTGAAAAAACCGAGTTGGATGCGCATTTGGAAACTCTTCTGGCAAGAGCAGAATATACGAAGCTGTGGACAGAGAGAATAATGAAGCAGACTGAAGTTTTACTACAGCCTAATCCAA ATGTCAGAATAGAGGAATTCTTGTATGagaagctggaaaaaaaagtctccaTGCGTGCAAATAACCACGAGCAACTGGGGACATACATGATTGACTCCGGACATGAGTTTGGGCCAGGAACAGCTTACG GAAATGCACTCATCAAATgtggagagactgagagacagattGGAGGCGCAGAAAGAGAGTTTATTCAGAGCTCAGCCAACAACTTCCTCACACCCTTCAGGAACTTCATTGAAGGGGACTTTCAGACCATCTCT AGAGAACGGAAGTTCTTGCAGAACAGGCGCTTGGACTTGGATGTCACCAAATCCAAACTGAAGAAAGCCAGGGTTGCTGAAGCCAGATCAGCA ATGTGGTCTGAGGAGGAGGCTCAG GCGGAGACTGAACTGAGGGTGGCACAGAGCGAGTTCGACCAGCAGGCAGAAATCACCAGGCTCCTTCTAGAGGGCGTCAGCGACACCCAT GCGCATCACCTCCACTGCCTGAATGAGTTTGTTGAGGCTCAGGCCACCTACTACGCACGGTGCTACCAGCACATGGTGGACCTCCAGAAAAAACTTGGAAG CTTTGCTTCCATGCTCTCCTCCAACAACAACCAGCAATCCTCACCATCCAGGGCCTCCATAGCTTCTTCCCCATCGGTGTCACCCTCATACCCCTCTGCCCTGAATGAGCTGCCCTGCTCCAACACCAGCCGCCAGGCGCGGGTAGTGAATGACTACGAGGCCGCGGGCAGAGGAGAGCTGTCCCTGTCAGCGAACGAG ATCATCATGGTTTCCACTGCGCCAGGCAtggactctgattggctgatgggtGAAAGGGGGAACCACAAGGGCAAGGTTCCCATTTCCTATCTGGAGCTACTGAATTGA
- the sh3glb1b gene encoding endophilin-B1b isoform X1 gives MDFNVKRLTADAGIFLSRAVQFTGEILGQAEKTELDAHLETLLARAEYTKLWTERIMKQTEVLLQPNPNVRIEEFLYEKLEKKVSMRANNHEQLGTYMIDSGHEFGPGTAYGNALIKCGETERQIGGAEREFIQSSANNFLTPFRNFIEGDFQTISRERKFLQNRRLDLDVTKSKLKKARVAEARSAQLNSTPPLGEEYGAHFSYMLSFLHVKWLKMWSEEEAQAETELRVAQSEFDQQAEITRLLLEGVSDTHAHHLHCLNEFVEAQATYYARCYQHMVDLQKKLGSFASMLSSNNNQQSSPSRASIASSPSVSPSYPSALNELPCSNTSRQARVVNDYEAAGRGELSLSANEIIMVSTAPGMDSDWLMGERGNHKGKVPISYLELLN, from the exons ATGGACTTCAACGTTAAAAGATTAACAGCAGACGCCGGTATTTTTCTCAGCCGTGCTGTACAG TTTACAGGTGAAATACTTGGCCAAGCTGAAAAAACCGAGTTGGATGCGCATTTGGAAACTCTTCTGGCAAGAGCAGAATATACGAAGCTGTGGACAGAGAGAATAATGAAGCAGACTGAAGTTTTACTACAGCCTAATCCAA ATGTCAGAATAGAGGAATTCTTGTATGagaagctggaaaaaaaagtctccaTGCGTGCAAATAACCACGAGCAACTGGGGACATACATGATTGACTCCGGACATGAGTTTGGGCCAGGAACAGCTTACG GAAATGCACTCATCAAATgtggagagactgagagacagattGGAGGCGCAGAAAGAGAGTTTATTCAGAGCTCAGCCAACAACTTCCTCACACCCTTCAGGAACTTCATTGAAGGGGACTTTCAGACCATCTCT AGAGAACGGAAGTTCTTGCAGAACAGGCGCTTGGACTTGGATGTCACCAAATCCAAACTGAAGAAAGCCAGGGTTGCTGAAGCCAGATCAGCA CAACTGAACTCGACCCCGCCACTGGGCGAAGAGTATGGAGCCCACTTTAGCTACATGCTCAGCTTTCTGCATGTTAAATGGCTTAAG ATGTGGTCTGAGGAGGAGGCTCAG GCGGAGACTGAACTGAGGGTGGCACAGAGCGAGTTCGACCAGCAGGCAGAAATCACCAGGCTCCTTCTAGAGGGCGTCAGCGACACCCAT GCGCATCACCTCCACTGCCTGAATGAGTTTGTTGAGGCTCAGGCCACCTACTACGCACGGTGCTACCAGCACATGGTGGACCTCCAGAAAAAACTTGGAAG CTTTGCTTCCATGCTCTCCTCCAACAACAACCAGCAATCCTCACCATCCAGGGCCTCCATAGCTTCTTCCCCATCGGTGTCACCCTCATACCCCTCTGCCCTGAATGAGCTGCCCTGCTCCAACACCAGCCGCCAGGCGCGGGTAGTGAATGACTACGAGGCCGCGGGCAGAGGAGAGCTGTCCCTGTCAGCGAACGAG ATCATCATGGTTTCCACTGCGCCAGGCAtggactctgattggctgatgggtGAAAGGGGGAACCACAAGGGCAAGGTTCCCATTTCCTATCTGGAGCTACTGAATTGA
- the sh3glb1b gene encoding endophilin-B1b isoform X2, translated as MDFNVKRLTADAGIFLSRAVQFTGEILGQAEKTELDAHLETLLARAEYTKLWTERIMKQTEVLLQPNPNVRIEEFLYEKLEKKVSMRANNHEQLGTYMIDSGHEFGPGTAYGNALIKCGETERQIGGAEREFIQSSANNFLTPFRNFIEGDFQTISRERKFLQNRRLDLDVTKSKLKKARVAEARSAQLNSTPPLGEEYGAHFSYMLSFLHVKWLKAETELRVAQSEFDQQAEITRLLLEGVSDTHAHHLHCLNEFVEAQATYYARCYQHMVDLQKKLGSFASMLSSNNNQQSSPSRASIASSPSVSPSYPSALNELPCSNTSRQARVVNDYEAAGRGELSLSANEIIMVSTAPGMDSDWLMGERGNHKGKVPISYLELLN; from the exons ATGGACTTCAACGTTAAAAGATTAACAGCAGACGCCGGTATTTTTCTCAGCCGTGCTGTACAG TTTACAGGTGAAATACTTGGCCAAGCTGAAAAAACCGAGTTGGATGCGCATTTGGAAACTCTTCTGGCAAGAGCAGAATATACGAAGCTGTGGACAGAGAGAATAATGAAGCAGACTGAAGTTTTACTACAGCCTAATCCAA ATGTCAGAATAGAGGAATTCTTGTATGagaagctggaaaaaaaagtctccaTGCGTGCAAATAACCACGAGCAACTGGGGACATACATGATTGACTCCGGACATGAGTTTGGGCCAGGAACAGCTTACG GAAATGCACTCATCAAATgtggagagactgagagacagattGGAGGCGCAGAAAGAGAGTTTATTCAGAGCTCAGCCAACAACTTCCTCACACCCTTCAGGAACTTCATTGAAGGGGACTTTCAGACCATCTCT AGAGAACGGAAGTTCTTGCAGAACAGGCGCTTGGACTTGGATGTCACCAAATCCAAACTGAAGAAAGCCAGGGTTGCTGAAGCCAGATCAGCA CAACTGAACTCGACCCCGCCACTGGGCGAAGAGTATGGAGCCCACTTTAGCTACATGCTCAGCTTTCTGCATGTTAAATGGCTTAAG GCGGAGACTGAACTGAGGGTGGCACAGAGCGAGTTCGACCAGCAGGCAGAAATCACCAGGCTCCTTCTAGAGGGCGTCAGCGACACCCAT GCGCATCACCTCCACTGCCTGAATGAGTTTGTTGAGGCTCAGGCCACCTACTACGCACGGTGCTACCAGCACATGGTGGACCTCCAGAAAAAACTTGGAAG CTTTGCTTCCATGCTCTCCTCCAACAACAACCAGCAATCCTCACCATCCAGGGCCTCCATAGCTTCTTCCCCATCGGTGTCACCCTCATACCCCTCTGCCCTGAATGAGCTGCCCTGCTCCAACACCAGCCGCCAGGCGCGGGTAGTGAATGACTACGAGGCCGCGGGCAGAGGAGAGCTGTCCCTGTCAGCGAACGAG ATCATCATGGTTTCCACTGCGCCAGGCAtggactctgattggctgatgggtGAAAGGGGGAACCACAAGGGCAAGGTTCCCATTTCCTATCTGGAGCTACTGAATTGA
- the selenoj gene encoding selenoprotein J has protein sequence MAVALSVVDRAVGAIIGAAVADAAAQPLHWNYNLDKLKSILAQEPWPEFFPQSENPFYRRYTGQQSCYGDQAYVLLESLSECDGLNVEDLKQRTYKAFGPGSEYDTPVNDPYREKGGPRPQLPIEGPWRHASLKGFLKNVDAGKKETGCEDDQIDGIAKLAPIVARYAGKPELLEKVEDAIRVTQDSDLCIAETLAAARILEHYIMNGPDPRALDAVLKQLDDPNRKKPQELDRAVAGHLHQVKENLPKTPQELIPAVFTNAUGLPGAFQAALHGVLTAGDFTEAVRDTMRCGGCTCSRSSFIGACLGAQIGLQGIPNSWKSKTHKYQSFLELAKNVTKSHQA, from the exons ATGGCCGTGGCTCTGTCCGTCGTCGACAGAGCTGTTGGAGCAATTATTGGTGCAGCTGTGGCTGACGCCGCAG CCCAACCGCTCCATTGGAATTACAACCTGGATAAACTGAAATCTATCTTGGCACAAGAGCCGTGGCCAGAGTTCTTTCCTCAGTCGGAAAATCCTTTCTACAGGAGGTACACTGGCCAGCAGAGTTGCTACGGTGACCAGGCATATGTGCTGCTTGAGTCATTGTCTGAATGCGATG GTTTAAATGTGGAGGATCTGAAACAGCGGACATACAAGGCCTTTGGCCCCGGATCAGAATACGATACACCTGTCAATGATCCttacagagagaaagggg GTCCAAGACCTCAGCTTCCTATCGAGGGACCATGGAGACATGCAAGTCTAAAGGGCTTCCTGAAAAATGTGGATGCCGGGAAAAAGGAAACAG GGTGCGAGGATGATCAGATTGACGGCATTGCAAAGCTGGCCCCGATTGTGGCTCGTTATGCCGGGAAGCCAGAACTGCTGGAAAAGGTGGAGGATGCAATCCGGGTGACCCAGGACAGCGACCTGTGCATTGCAGAAACCCTGGCTGCAGCCAG GATCCTGGAGCATTACATCATGAACGGTCCTGATCCGAGGGCACTGGATGCCGTGCTGAAGCAGCTCGATGACCCGAACAGAAAGAAGCCTCAGGAACTGGACCGAGCCGTTGCTG GACATCTTCACCAGGTGAAAGAGAACTTACCCAAAACACCACAGGAGCTGATACCTGCTGTGTTCACAAATGCATGAG GTTTGCCTGGTGCATTCCAGGCAGCGCTGCACGGAGTCCTGACAGCGGGTGACTTTACCGAGGCTGTAAGAGACACCATGCGCTGCGGAGGATgcacctgcagcaggagctCCTTCATCGGGGCTTGTCTGGGGGCTCAG ATTGGGCTGCAGGGAATTCCAAATTCTTGGAAGAGCAAGACCCACAAATACCAGTCTTTTCTTGAACTTGCAAAAAATGTCACCAAATCACACCAAGCTTAA